From one Magnolia sinica isolate HGM2019 chromosome 18, MsV1, whole genome shotgun sequence genomic stretch:
- the LOC131233256 gene encoding uncharacterized protein LOC131233256 isoform X2, which produces MAFVWTLLLDVLQRWRMAVDVFTELVLFFGPLWIAVLIGVLIGWAWKPRWAYLGKYESDGCTVKDAESDGWALPLLSLSSWPISYCGMKQMLKEAETTTMNSECGSLPIENEKLVVNNEDLEHLCQLVDAKDGGPAWQQMMDRTTLTMSYQAWRRDPKVGPTQYRTRSVFEDATPELVRDFFWDDEFRSKWDDMLLSSETLEECPTTGTMVVHWIRKFPFFCSDREYTIGRRIWQSGKTYYCVTKGVPHSLVPRRNKPRRVDLYYSSWCIRPVESRRGDGQLTACEVLLFHHEDMGIPGEIAKLGVRQGMWGAVKKVEPGLRAFQTARKSGILPSRCTLMTQISTKINDTYLKSLETTEDSSEVKTLNSQEKQLGRNIPKFLIVGGAVALACSLDHGLLTKAVIFGIARRFPMFGGRR; this is translated from the exons ATGGCGTTTGTTTGGACGCTACTTCTCGATGTATTGCAAAGATGGAGGATGGCGGTCGATGTTTTTACAGAGCTGGTGTTATTCTTTGGACCATTGTGGATTGCGGTTTTGATTGGGGTTTTGATCGGGTGGGCTTGGAAGCCCAGATGGGCATATTTGGGTAAATATGAATCGGACGGCTGCACGGTGAAGGACGCTGAATCGGACGGTTGGGCGTTGCCGTTGCTGAGTCTTAGTTCATGGCCCATTTCATATTGTGGGATGAAGCAGATGTTGAAAGAAGCGGAGACCACCACAATGAATTCCGAATGCGG ATCATTGCCAATCGAAAACGAGAAGTTGGTAGTGAACAATGAGGATTTAGAGCATTTATGCCAGCTTGTCGACGCGAAAGATGGAGGGCCTGCATGGCAACAAATGATGGACCGCACCACGCTGACAATGAGCTATCAAGCCTGGCGGAGAGATCCCAAG GTGGGTCCTACTCAATATCGCACCAGAAGCGTCTTTGAGGATGCAACACCTGAGTTGGTTAGagacttcttctgggatgacgaGTTCCGGTCGAAGTGGGACGACATGCTTTTATCTTCTGAGACGTTGGAGGAGTGCCCCACCACGGGGACGATGGTTGTGCATTGGATTCGGAAG TTTCCATTTTTCTGTAGCGACAGAGAATACACGATAGGGAGACGAATTTGGCAGTCAGGAAAAACATATTATTGCGTGACAAAG GGAGTACCACATTCCTTAGTTCCAAGACGGAACAAGCCGAGACGTGTTGACTTGTACTATTCGAGTTGGTGCATTCGACCAG TGGAATCAAGGAGAGGAGATGGCCAGCTGACTGCATGCGAGGTGCTCCTCTTCCATCATGAAGACATGGGCATTCCAGGGGAAATAGCAAAGCTGGGTGTTCGGCAAGGGATGTGGGGCGCTGTTAAGAAGGTTGAGCCTGGCCTACGGGCTTTCCAAACGGCCAGAAAGTCGGGGATACTGCCATCCCGGTGCACCTTGATGACTCAGATCAGCACCAAGATCAATGATACTTATCTGAAATCCTTGGAAACAACTGAGGATTCTTCAGAGGTTAAGACACTGAATTCTCAAGAAAAACAGTTGGGTAGAAACATACCCAAGTTTCTTATTGTTGGTGGGGCTGTCGCCCTAGCCTGTAGTCTGGACCATGGGCTCTTGACTAAGGCTGTTATTTTCGGAATTGCGAGAAGGTTTCCTATGTTTGGAGGAaggaggtga
- the LOC131233902 gene encoding uncharacterized protein LOC131233902 encodes MERGEEVKTRKKRFDPERGMTELWLESDATDKVTFTDPCSHCGNKKRECLRSSYGPRKRVMVSSTSPNTTTMLSSMLQLMDHITSSDNRPIYKVEIKERLMQIKRQIEEVVMDGYGYLLGRDAKQR; translated from the exons atggaaagaGGAGAAGAGGTGAAGACGAGAAAGAAGAGGTTCGACCCAGAGAGAGGAATGACAGAGCTTTGGCTAGAGAGCGACGCAACGGACAAGGTCACCTTCACCGACCCATGTTCCCATTGCGGCAACAAGAAAAGGGAATGCCTTCGATCCAGCTACGGCCCAAGGAAGAGAGTCATGGTGAGTTCCACTTCTCCAAACACCACCACCATGCTCTCTTCCATGCTGCAACTGATGGACCACATCACGTCCTCTGATAACCGTCCGATCTACAAG GTAGAGATCAAAGAGAGGTTGATGCAAATCAAGAGACAGATTGAGGAGGTTGTAATGGACGGTTATGGCTATCTTCTTGGACGAGATGCAAAACaacgatga
- the LOC131233256 gene encoding uncharacterized protein LOC131233256 isoform X1: MAFVWTLLLDVLQRWRMAVDVFTELVLFFGPLWIAVLIGVLIGWAWKPRWAYLGKYESDGCTVKDAESDGWALPLLSLSSWPISYCGMKQMLKEAETTTMNSECGSIRLSRSLPIENEKLVVNNEDLEHLCQLVDAKDGGPAWQQMMDRTTLTMSYQAWRRDPKVGPTQYRTRSVFEDATPELVRDFFWDDEFRSKWDDMLLSSETLEECPTTGTMVVHWIRKFPFFCSDREYTIGRRIWQSGKTYYCVTKGVPHSLVPRRNKPRRVDLYYSSWCIRPVESRRGDGQLTACEVLLFHHEDMGIPGEIAKLGVRQGMWGAVKKVEPGLRAFQTARKSGILPSRCTLMTQISTKINDTYLKSLETTEDSSEVKTLNSQEKQLGRNIPKFLIVGGAVALACSLDHGLLTKAVIFGIARRFPMFGGRR, encoded by the exons ATGGCGTTTGTTTGGACGCTACTTCTCGATGTATTGCAAAGATGGAGGATGGCGGTCGATGTTTTTACAGAGCTGGTGTTATTCTTTGGACCATTGTGGATTGCGGTTTTGATTGGGGTTTTGATCGGGTGGGCTTGGAAGCCCAGATGGGCATATTTGGGTAAATATGAATCGGACGGCTGCACGGTGAAGGACGCTGAATCGGACGGTTGGGCGTTGCCGTTGCTGAGTCTTAGTTCATGGCCCATTTCATATTGTGGGATGAAGCAGATGTTGAAAGAAGCGGAGACCACCACAATGAATTCCGAATGCGG TTCGATTCGTTTGTCCAGATCATTGCCAATCGAAAACGAGAAGTTGGTAGTGAACAATGAGGATTTAGAGCATTTATGCCAGCTTGTCGACGCGAAAGATGGAGGGCCTGCATGGCAACAAATGATGGACCGCACCACGCTGACAATGAGCTATCAAGCCTGGCGGAGAGATCCCAAG GTGGGTCCTACTCAATATCGCACCAGAAGCGTCTTTGAGGATGCAACACCTGAGTTGGTTAGagacttcttctgggatgacgaGTTCCGGTCGAAGTGGGACGACATGCTTTTATCTTCTGAGACGTTGGAGGAGTGCCCCACCACGGGGACGATGGTTGTGCATTGGATTCGGAAG TTTCCATTTTTCTGTAGCGACAGAGAATACACGATAGGGAGACGAATTTGGCAGTCAGGAAAAACATATTATTGCGTGACAAAG GGAGTACCACATTCCTTAGTTCCAAGACGGAACAAGCCGAGACGTGTTGACTTGTACTATTCGAGTTGGTGCATTCGACCAG TGGAATCAAGGAGAGGAGATGGCCAGCTGACTGCATGCGAGGTGCTCCTCTTCCATCATGAAGACATGGGCATTCCAGGGGAAATAGCAAAGCTGGGTGTTCGGCAAGGGATGTGGGGCGCTGTTAAGAAGGTTGAGCCTGGCCTACGGGCTTTCCAAACGGCCAGAAAGTCGGGGATACTGCCATCCCGGTGCACCTTGATGACTCAGATCAGCACCAAGATCAATGATACTTATCTGAAATCCTTGGAAACAACTGAGGATTCTTCAGAGGTTAAGACACTGAATTCTCAAGAAAAACAGTTGGGTAGAAACATACCCAAGTTTCTTATTGTTGGTGGGGCTGTCGCCCTAGCCTGTAGTCTGGACCATGGGCTCTTGACTAAGGCTGTTATTTTCGGAATTGCGAGAAGGTTTCCTATGTTTGGAGGAaggaggtga